TATAGATACATCCACTGGTAATGAAGAGCAGGAGCAGGCTGCCGATGGCAAGCATCCATTGGAGGCGGTTGATGGTCGAGGTCAAAGGGCTTAAGTCGTAGGTCAGGGAGAGGCTGCCGCCGATTTCACCTACTCGCCACGTCAGATGGCAGCGGACACAGTCAGTAATAACAACTTGAGGGCTGACAATCCGAATGGTTTTGCTGTTGATTTCCTCAAAGGTTTTTTTCTCATTGAGGGATAGTTGGATCTCTTCAGGTAGAGTGGTGTCTTTTTCGATGGCGTCGGATGACGATAGGTTGATTTTTCCGTTACGATCATAAAGCGAGGCGTCGAGAATTCCCTTGATTTCATGCTGTTGCATCAGGAGTGTCTTGAAATTTTTCATCTGCCCCCGTTCGAGGGATCCTTTTACCCCCTCCTGGAACGAGGTAAACAGGGTGTGCACGGAATCAATATAGGTCGCCTTCATTTTGTCTTTGACATAGGCATTGAGCAGGATCGTCCCACCGATAAGGACCACGACCAGAACGGCGTTGATGAAGATCATGATTCGATGGCTGACAGAATATTGCGAGAAGGTCTTCAACTTCATAGCGATTTTTCCTTACCTTAGGTGATGATTTTTTGAGATTCGGTCAACCGGTAGAAGGGGATATCTTTCTGCCGTGCAAAGTTAGGTGAAGCGCAGCCGATACATGGCGCGTTGCTGTCGATGCACCATGTGCGACCACCATTCCACCAGCGGGTTGGGCAATCGGCGTTGGTGTCGGGACCAAGACAGCCAAGTTTGAATAAGCACCCCTTGTCGCCAAGTTTCTTGGCAAAAATTTCCTGTTGGAAGTCATGGTAGCGCGGACAAAGGTCATGCACTTTACGACTAAAAAAGAGCTTGGGGGAATCGTTGATCAGTTCCGGGACCCCGATTTTGACCAGATGAATGATGGTGTGCCATACCCAGTCCGGGTGGACTGAACAGCCACGGATATTGACCACGAGCTTATTGATATTTCGCTTTTCGTAAAACTCCTTAAGTCCGATGGCGCCGGTGACGTTGCCCTCCGCTGCCGGGATGCCACCGTCGCAGGCGCAGGCGCCGATGGCAATCGCGCCGCTCATGGTTTTGGCGGCTGCTTCAAGATGTTCGGCAAAGGTTTTCTCTCCAATCATGCAGGCTTCCGGCATCTTCTCGGGGATGGCGCCTTCTACGGCCAGAAAGTACTCGCCGGCTTGACCGGAGATGTATTTCTCCACCAGGTCCATGGCCTTTTTGCCGGAGATGGCAGAAAGATCGGCATGGAAGGCAAGTTGCGAGTATTCGGTAATCATGGCCAGGGGGGAGGGTGATTCCGCTTGAAGCAGGGAGATTGAGCAGCCGGTACAGGACAGCCCCTGGAGATAGATAATCTTGGGTACTTTGGCCGGATCGATTTTGTTGAGGGCGGCCAACACTGGTCCCGGCATTCCGCTGATGCCAAATGAGGCGCTTAATGCTGCGGCAAGTTTGAGAAAGTCCCGTCTGTTTATCATTGATCGTTCCTTGAAGTGTCGTGGTGGACCTGTGTCTACAGTCTTTAGTGGACTGCGCAGGCGATGCAGGGATCAAAAGAGTGGACAATCCGGACTGACTCGATTTGTTCATCCGGAGTTTCAATCGCAGTGCCAATAAGAGCCGATTCCATGGCCCCTGGTTGGCCTTTGTCGTCTCGAGGGGAGGCGTTCCAGGTGGTGGGGACGACGCATTCGTATTTGGCAATCTTGTAATCTTCGATTTTGATGTAGTGGAGCAGTCCGCCGCGGGAGGCTTCTGTAACCCCGACCCCCTCTCCAGATCGAGGAATAG
The nucleotide sequence above comes from Desulfobulbaceae bacterium. Encoded proteins:
- a CDS encoding nickel-dependent hydrogenase large subunit; the protein is YDGRMIEVGPAARVMVDYHQGNNPVLKELVNKYAGIAQITPSDLNSVLGRHLSRALQAAIIADFLLDETERLDPGGPTMADLTIPRSGEGVGVTEASRGGLLHYIKIEDYKIAKYECVVPTTWNASPRDDKGQPGAMESALIGTAIETPDEQIESVRIVHSFDPCIACAVH
- a CDS encoding hydrogenase small subunit; translated protein: MINRRDFLKLAAALSASFGISGMPGPVLAALNKIDPAKVPKIIYLQGLSCTGCSISLLQAESPSPLAMITEYSQLAFHADLSAISGKKAMDLVEKYISGQAGEYFLAVEGAIPEKMPEACMIGEKTFAEHLEAAAKTMSGAIAIGACACDGGIPAAEGNVTGAIGLKEFYEKRNINKLVVNIRGCSVHPDWVWHTIIHLVKIGVPELINDSPKLFFSRKVHDLCPRYHDFQQEIFAKKLGDKGCLFKLGCLGPDTNADCPTRWWNGGRTWCIDSNAPCIGCASPNFARQKDIPFYRLTESQKIIT